The following proteins come from a genomic window of Lentimicrobiaceae bacterium:
- a CDS encoding type IX secretion system membrane protein PorP/SprF, whose translation MLKKFIFIVICSSSMCVSFGYSQDAQFSQYFAHPLYLNPALAGNKVCPRLTLNYRNQWPSISNGFVTYSASYDQYVEALHGGVGVMFVSDQAGGGIISTNAITGMYNYRFNVSDHLIASMALQGAYQFNKLDWGKLIFEDQINTRQGTINPTSEKPPSNESVGFADFGAGILLGYNEKLYGGVAVHHLSEPDIAFYDNGKSNLDMKITAHAGAIFSVAGDYSRDDPSDIWAISPQILYQQQGKFHQLNAGIYLNAFPFVGGFWYRHNFENPDAVIAMLGIQYDALKIEYSYDYTVSKLGNASGGAHEVSLVYQFRCIEKMRKIRPLDVPNF comes from the coding sequence ATGCTTAAAAAATTCATTTTCATAGTTATATGTAGTAGTAGTATGTGTGTATCTTTTGGGTATTCACAAGATGCACAGTTTTCACAATACTTTGCCCATCCGCTTTACCTGAATCCTGCACTTGCAGGAAATAAAGTCTGTCCACGCTTGACATTGAACTATAGGAACCAATGGCCATCCATTTCTAATGGATTTGTAACCTATAGTGCTTCGTACGATCAATATGTTGAAGCACTACATGGAGGTGTCGGTGTTATGTTCGTAAGCGACCAGGCAGGTGGAGGAATTATTTCTACTAATGCAATTACCGGAATGTACAACTACCGGTTCAATGTTTCCGACCATCTTATAGCCAGTATGGCATTGCAGGGAGCTTACCAGTTTAATAAATTAGATTGGGGAAAATTAATATTCGAAGATCAAATAAATACCCGCCAGGGAACAATAAATCCTACCAGTGAAAAACCACCCAGCAACGAAAGTGTTGGTTTTGCCGATTTCGGAGCCGGAATATTGCTTGGTTACAACGAAAAATTATACGGTGGAGTAGCCGTTCACCATCTTTCGGAGCCGGATATTGCATTTTATGATAACGGGAAAAGCAATCTTGATATGAAAATAACCGCTCATGCCGGTGCAATATTTAGTGTTGCAGGAGATTATTCAAGAGATGATCCATCTGATATTTGGGCAATTTCTCCACAAATTCTTTACCAGCAGCAAGGGAAATTTCACCAGTTAAATGCGGGTATATACCTGAATGCTTTCCCTTTTGTAGGAGGATTTTGGTACCGGCACAATTTTGAGAACCCTGATGCCGTTATAGCTATGTTAGGGATTCAATATGACGCCTTAAAAATTGAATATAGTTACGATTATACGGTATCTAAACTCGGGAATGCAAGCGGAGGAGCACATGAAGTATCTTTGGTTTATCAATTCAGATGTATTGAAAAGATGCGAAAAATCCGGCCACTTGATGTTCCCAATTTCTAA
- a CDS encoding SUMF1/EgtB/PvdO family nonheme iron enzyme, with the protein MVKYGKFILTVAVIGSLTLLTSCFKKDVSKTTGWEYNNEKNGGFEKPPFKETKTGPGLVLIEGGTFVMGRTEDNPMYDWNNIPRRVTVQTFYMDETEVSNLDYVEYLYWLHRVFYTDHPAVYRKALPDTLVWRDRLSYNEPLVEVYLRHPAYRNYPVVGVNWLQANDYCLWRTDRVNEMMLVKAGILDYDPAQRGDNNFNTEAYLAGQYEGIVNKNLKSYNPNGTGARRAKVEDGIMMPKYRLPTEAEWEYAALGLVGNTSDERIVERRIYPWNGSGLRTDNHKAYGDFVANFKRGRGDYMGVAGNLNDANDIPGEVDAYWPNDFGLYNMAGNVAEWVLDVYRPLSFQDIADLSPYRGNVFKTKATDADGVLEQKDSLGKIRWREVTPEESANRRNYRQADNKNYLDGDYPSTITNDWNAKPSNTNTTNYMYEYGINSLVSDKSRVYKGGSWKDRAYFLSPGSRRFLDEDLSADYIGFRCAMSRVGSPIVGKRK; encoded by the coding sequence ATGGTAAAATACGGTAAATTCATTCTCACAGTAGCAGTTATAGGCTCTCTTACCTTACTGACATCGTGTTTTAAAAAAGATGTTTCAAAAACCACTGGTTGGGAATACAACAACGAAAAAAACGGTGGCTTCGAAAAACCTCCTTTTAAAGAAACAAAAACAGGTCCGGGACTTGTACTTATCGAAGGCGGAACCTTTGTTATGGGACGTACCGAAGACAATCCTATGTACGACTGGAATAATATTCCTCGAAGAGTTACTGTCCAGACTTTTTACATGGACGAAACCGAAGTAAGTAACCTCGATTATGTGGAATATCTGTATTGGTTGCACAGGGTTTTTTATACCGACCACCCGGCTGTTTACCGTAAAGCTTTGCCAGACACCCTTGTATGGCGTGACAGGCTTTCGTACAACGAACCTTTAGTGGAAGTGTACCTTCGTCACCCGGCTTACCGCAATTATCCTGTAGTGGGTGTTAACTGGCTGCAAGCCAATGATTATTGCCTCTGGCGTACCGATAGGGTGAACGAAATGATGCTTGTAAAAGCAGGCATACTTGATTACGATCCCGCCCAAAGAGGAGACAATAATTTTAATACCGAAGCATACCTAGCAGGACAATACGAAGGTATTGTAAATAAAAACCTTAAAAGTTATAACCCTAACGGTACCGGAGCCCGTAGGGCAAAAGTGGAAGATGGAATCATGATGCCCAAGTACCGCCTGCCGACCGAAGCCGAATGGGAATATGCCGCTCTGGGTCTTGTAGGAAATACTTCCGACGAACGCATAGTTGAACGCCGTATCTACCCATGGAACGGAAGTGGTCTCAGAACCGATAACCATAAAGCCTATGGTGATTTTGTTGCCAACTTCAAACGCGGACGAGGCGACTACATGGGCGTTGCCGGCAATCTGAACGATGCCAACGACATCCCCGGAGAAGTTGATGCATACTGGCCCAACGATTTCGGATTGTATAACATGGCTGGTAACGTTGCCGAATGGGTACTTGATGTGTATCGTCCCCTTTCGTTTCAGGATATTGCCGACCTTAGCCCCTATCGTGGCAATGTATTCAAAACAAAAGCTACCGATGCCGATGGCGTACTCGAACAAAAAGACAGCCTTGGAAAAATCCGCTGGCGCGAAGTTACTCCCGAAGAAAGTGCCAACCGTCGTAATTACCGGCAAGCCGACAATAAAAATTACCTCGATGGAGATTACCCCTCAACTATTACCAATGATTGGAACGCGAAACCTTCCAATACTAATACTACCAACTACATGTATGAATACGGTATTAATTCACTCGTAAGCGATAAATCAAGGGTTTACAAAGGTGGTTCATGGAAAGACAGAGCCTACTTCCTCAGCCCCGGCTCACGCAGATTCCTCGACGAAGATTTAAGCGCCGATTATATCGGCTTCCGATGTGCCATGTCAAGGGTGGGGAGCCCTATAGTTGGAAAAAGAAAGTAA
- a CDS encoding UDP-N-acetylmuramoyl-tripeptide--D-alanyl-D-alanine ligase — protein MIDIECIYKIFTRHPAIVTDSRKIIPGCIFFALKGENFNGNIFAQSALDAGAAYAVVDDAGYATNDRCLLTDNVLQTLQQLATFHRMQFEIPVIAITGTNGKTTSKELISNVLKQKYALIATAGNLNNHIGVPLTLLSISKKTEIAVVEMGANHPGEIEFLCHLAKPTYGLITNIGKAHLEGFGSFDGVIATKTELYRFLCQNNGKAFVNSDNLLLMQNLNGVQTIEYGKNSLSSYSVKTIENNPFVKIMVNTGEKNYNISTHLIGNYNSENIQAAIAVGTYFGVSFSAIKNTIENYRPSNNRSQMLQTAKNTLVLDMYNANPTSMSAAIDNFSTLQFARKMLILGDMLELGTESEKEHQTIIKEIENKGLIKVILIGSQFCKVNTNTSFHCFADVAQAKKFIQQQNIENTCLLIKGSRGIHLEDITDVL, from the coding sequence ATGATTGATATTGAATGTATTTATAAAATTTTTACCCGTCACCCTGCCATCGTAACCGACAGCAGGAAAATTATTCCGGGATGTATTTTCTTTGCATTAAAAGGAGAAAATTTCAATGGAAATATTTTTGCACAATCAGCTCTTGATGCCGGAGCCGCCTATGCCGTAGTTGATGATGCAGGATACGCTACAAACGACCGCTGTCTTTTGACCGACAATGTATTACAAACCCTTCAGCAACTCGCTACTTTTCATCGTATGCAATTTGAAATCCCCGTAATAGCCATCACGGGGACCAATGGGAAAACTACTTCCAAAGAGCTTATAAGCAATGTATTAAAACAAAAATACGCCCTTATTGCCACAGCAGGCAACCTCAACAACCACATCGGAGTTCCTCTCACCCTACTATCCATTTCGAAAAAAACAGAAATTGCGGTCGTTGAAATGGGAGCCAATCATCCCGGGGAAATTGAATTTTTGTGCCATTTGGCAAAACCCACCTATGGGTTGATTACCAACATCGGGAAAGCCCATCTGGAAGGTTTTGGCAGCTTTGATGGAGTAATTGCGACAAAAACAGAACTATACAGATTTCTTTGCCAAAATAACGGAAAAGCCTTTGTTAACAGCGACAACTTGTTGCTTATGCAAAACCTCAACGGGGTACAGACGATTGAATATGGTAAAAATTCCTTGTCAAGTTATTCGGTAAAAACGATTGAAAACAATCCTTTTGTAAAAATAATGGTCAATACCGGAGAAAAAAACTATAACATATCTACCCATCTGATAGGCAATTATAACTCTGAAAATATCCAAGCGGCTATCGCTGTCGGAACTTATTTCGGTGTTTCTTTTTCGGCAATAAAAAATACCATCGAAAATTATCGTCCTTCCAATAACCGATCGCAGATGCTGCAAACTGCTAAAAACACCCTTGTCCTCGACATGTATAATGCCAATCCAACCAGCATGTCAGCAGCAATTGACAATTTCTCCACCCTGCAATTTGCAAGAAAAATGCTCATCCTTGGCGATATGCTTGAACTGGGTACGGAAAGCGAGAAAGAACACCAAACTATTATTAAAGAAATAGAAAATAAAGGTTTGATCAAGGTTATTTTAATAGGTTCCCAATTTTGCAAAGTCAATACAAATACCAGTTTTCATTGCTTTGCAGATGTAGCACAGGCAAAAAAATTTATTCAGCAACAGAATATTGAAAACACCTGCCTTTTGATAAAAGGTTCGAGAGGAATTCATTTAGAAGATATTACCGATGTGCTATAA
- a CDS encoding anhydro-N-acetylmuramic acid kinase: MCYKPQSTWKTIGIMSGTSLDGLDMAYCEFTEENGKWSFQIIRAQTYDYDAQWKKKLSELPGKNALTLAQTHVELGHFIGKTVKEFITSYTLKPDFIACHGHTIFHQPDKGFTLQIGEGASIAAETGIAVVCDFRSLDVALGGQGAPLVPIGDKLLFPDYDCCINLGGFANISYNAFYKRIAFDICPVNIVINHLSELLGKKFDENGELARTGKLHLELFQALNQLAFYKTPPPKSLGKEWVEKNVFPLLQQYSLPIPDLIRTVTEHAAYQISVVINSISGNTSEHTTLVTGGGAKNIFLTKLLRKYCNSHLYIPNNLIIDYKEALIFAFLGILRMQKKANCLQSVTGARIDNTGGCVYEP; this comes from the coding sequence ATGTGCTATAAACCTCAATCCACATGGAAAACCATAGGTATCATGTCGGGCACTTCGCTCGACGGGCTTGATATGGCATATTGCGAATTTACAGAAGAAAACGGAAAATGGTCGTTCCAAATCATCAGGGCGCAAACCTATGACTACGATGCACAATGGAAAAAGAAACTCAGCGAGCTACCTGGGAAAAATGCCCTTACCTTAGCGCAAACGCATGTAGAATTGGGTCATTTCATTGGGAAAACAGTCAAAGAGTTTATCACCAGTTACACATTGAAACCCGATTTTATTGCCTGCCACGGGCATACTATTTTTCACCAACCAGATAAAGGTTTTACATTACAAATCGGTGAGGGTGCTTCTATTGCAGCCGAAACCGGCATTGCCGTTGTCTGCGATTTTCGTTCTCTTGATGTAGCACTGGGCGGGCAGGGAGCACCCCTGGTACCCATTGGCGATAAATTGTTATTTCCTGATTATGATTGTTGTATTAACCTGGGTGGCTTTGCCAATATTTCTTATAATGCTTTTTATAAACGTATTGCATTTGACATCTGCCCTGTAAATATCGTTATCAATCATTTATCAGAATTACTCGGCAAAAAATTTGATGAAAACGGGGAACTTGCCCGCACAGGTAAATTACATTTGGAACTTTTTCAGGCATTAAACCAACTCGCATTTTATAAAACACCTCCACCCAAATCACTGGGTAAAGAATGGGTTGAAAAAAATGTATTTCCACTTTTGCAGCAATATTCACTTCCCATACCCGACTTGATTCGGACAGTAACGGAACATGCTGCATACCAGATTTCTGTTGTAATTAATTCTATTTCTGGCAATACAAGTGAACATACCACTTTGGTAACGGGAGGCGGGGCAAAAAATATTTTTCTGACAAAACTGCTCCGAAAATACTGCAACAGCCATTTGTATATACCCAATAATCTGATTATTGATTATAAAGAAGCTCTCATTTTTGCGTTTCTGGGAATACTGCGGATGCAGAAAAAAGCCAATTGTTTGCAATCGGTAACCGGTGCACGTATTGACAATACGGGAGGATGTGTTTATGAACCCTAA
- a CDS encoding Spy/CpxP family protein refolding chaperone: MKTMKMITAVLFMLAFMAANTAIAQPGSGYGKQRLDEKNCNRAYYNHSLPNLSEDQQTKIEKLHDQHFKSMQAIRDQMAEKKARLNTLNHADKPDMDAINKVIEDIGQLKVQMMKKKITHRLEIRNLLTDEQKIVFDKQPMGKMHKKHFRSGKQGRGNQNCPYNNQN, encoded by the coding sequence ATGAAAACTATGAAAATGATAACGGCTGTACTTTTTATGCTGGCTTTTATGGCAGCAAATACAGCCATTGCACAACCTGGAAGCGGGTATGGCAAACAACGGCTCGATGAAAAAAACTGTAATAGAGCATACTATAACCATAGTTTGCCAAATTTGTCTGAAGATCAGCAGACAAAAATTGAAAAACTCCACGATCAACATTTCAAATCTATGCAGGCAATCCGCGACCAGATGGCAGAAAAGAAAGCCAGGCTGAACACATTAAACCATGCCGATAAACCGGATATGGATGCCATTAACAAAGTAATTGAAGATATCGGGCAGCTAAAAGTGCAAATGATGAAGAAAAAGATTACGCATCGCTTGGAAATCAGGAATTTGCTTACTGATGAACAAAAAATTGTTTTTGACAAACAACCAATGGGTAAAATGCACAAAAAACATTTTCGCAGTGGCAAACAGGGCAGAGGCAATCAAAACTGTCCTTATAATAACCAGAATTAA
- a CDS encoding periplasmic heavy metal sensor yields MSTTRKIALLTWTVIILLIINIAALGTMAYHSFRHSTPEEQNPRGIGGGFIEKELQLSPMQKTQFKTLRMEFFSSSSEIFKQQRENKQKMIRELSNDTPDTSELHAIALSMGELHKQLKINTYRHFIALQKICTPTQRKKLKTLLNKIPQLNDAKPGKEMQYRHHHGWKNQQQRINKDNN; encoded by the coding sequence ATGAGTACCACAAGAAAAATAGCACTTCTTACGTGGACAGTAATTATTCTGTTAATCATAAATATTGCTGCCCTTGGCACAATGGCTTACCATTCCTTCAGGCATAGTACTCCCGAAGAACAAAACCCAAGAGGTATCGGTGGTGGATTCATTGAAAAAGAGTTGCAATTAAGCCCTATGCAGAAAACTCAGTTTAAGACATTAAGAATGGAGTTTTTTTCTTCATCTTCTGAAATTTTTAAACAGCAGCGCGAAAACAAGCAAAAAATGATTCGGGAACTTTCGAATGATACTCCCGATACTTCTGAGTTGCATGCAATAGCACTTTCGATGGGGGAGTTACATAAACAATTGAAAATAAATACATACAGACACTTTATTGCTCTACAAAAAATATGTACTCCCACACAACGCAAAAAATTAAAAACGCTTCTGAACAAAATTCCACAACTTAACGATGCCAAACCGGGAAAAGAAATGCAATACAGGCATCACCATGGCTGGAAAAATCAGCAACAAAGAATAAATAAAGATAATAACTAA
- a CDS encoding RNA polymerase sigma factor, translating into MTENELIIKAIQNEEKAFEIIVERYKTMVYKICFGFIHNTDDANDIAQDVFVEVFQSLPKFKNASKFSTWIYRIAVNKSINFLRSVKRRQWIQAFENILYSKNYEENEPVATENMHPGYAIENKERAAELYKAIETLPEKQRIAFTLHNFDDLPYKEIAAVMHTSLPSVESLIHRAKINLQKKLIYLYH; encoded by the coding sequence ATGACCGAAAACGAACTTATTATTAAAGCCATTCAGAATGAGGAAAAAGCTTTTGAAATAATAGTAGAACGCTATAAAACAATGGTCTATAAAATATGTTTTGGGTTTATTCATAATACTGACGATGCCAATGATATTGCTCAGGACGTTTTTGTAGAAGTATTTCAATCGTTACCAAAATTTAAAAATGCTTCAAAATTTTCAACCTGGATTTACCGTATTGCAGTAAATAAATCAATAAATTTTCTCAGAAGTGTGAAACGCAGACAATGGATACAAGCATTTGAAAATATTTTATATTCAAAAAATTATGAAGAAAATGAGCCTGTTGCAACAGAAAACATGCATCCGGGCTATGCCATTGAAAATAAGGAAAGAGCCGCAGAATTGTACAAAGCTATAGAAACATTGCCTGAAAAACAGAGAATAGCATTCACTTTACACAATTTCGATGATTTACCATATAAAGAAATTGCCGCTGTAATGCATACCAGTTTGCCGTCAGTAGAATCGCTTATTCACAGAGCCAAGATTAATCTTCAAAAAAAATTAATTTACTTATACCATTAA
- a CDS encoding inorganic phosphate transporter — translation MFGLDIWLTILLIICLLAACSFEFINGFHDTANAVATVIYTHSLKPKVAVIWSGMWNFIGVYVGGIAVAMGIVNLLPTEALIDQNIYHGLSMIMALLLTAILWNLGTWYFGIPCSSSHTLIGSIFGVGLAYMLMPGGHSVVLNWNKIGDVGLSLLISPVFGFGFAFILMVILKKLIKNKKIFKDPPEKKAPPLWIRSILILTCTSVSFSHGSNDGQKGIGLVMIILIGIIPFHFALDHTKKPQQLVTSLQRIEFTLSKIDSAKLNKEQLATFHSIQLEIDSIQSYVSHATLFTQVPSKKHFEIRKDILLIAKKSNALISEYNIQYNNIIPSSETKIFKKHIANIKTFTEYSPWWVILMISLSLGLGTMIGWKRIVVTIGERIGKTHLTYAQGATAEIIAASTISVSTWLGLPVSTTHVLSSGVAGSMVADNGLKNLQMKTVKNIAIAWLITLPVTIFLSAILFLLFRMIFS, via the coding sequence ATGTTCGGTTTAGATATTTGGTTAACTATTTTACTGATAATATGCTTGTTGGCAGCCTGTTCTTTTGAATTTATCAATGGATTTCACGACACAGCCAATGCGGTGGCAACTGTAATTTATACTCACTCTTTAAAACCTAAAGTTGCAGTTATTTGGTCAGGGATGTGGAATTTTATAGGAGTATATGTAGGTGGAATTGCAGTAGCAATGGGTATAGTTAATCTTTTACCTACTGAAGCCCTTATAGATCAGAATATTTACCATGGTTTAAGCATGATAATGGCATTGCTGTTGACTGCTATACTTTGGAATTTGGGAACATGGTATTTTGGTATTCCCTGCTCAAGTTCGCATACATTAATAGGTTCAATTTTTGGTGTTGGCCTTGCTTATATGCTAATGCCGGGAGGACACTCGGTGGTTTTAAACTGGAATAAAATAGGCGATGTTGGTCTCTCTCTGCTTATTTCACCGGTTTTTGGCTTTGGATTTGCTTTTATTCTGATGGTTATACTTAAAAAGTTGATAAAAAATAAAAAAATATTTAAAGACCCTCCTGAAAAAAAAGCTCCACCTCTCTGGATTCGAAGCATCTTGATTTTAACTTGTACCAGTGTAAGTTTTTCGCACGGTTCGAACGACGGACAAAAAGGAATTGGACTGGTAATGATAATCTTAATTGGCATTATTCCTTTTCATTTTGCACTCGACCATACAAAAAAACCCCAGCAACTTGTTACAAGTTTACAAAGAATAGAATTTACCCTCTCAAAAATTGATTCAGCTAAACTTAATAAAGAACAACTGGCAACTTTCCATTCCATACAATTGGAAATTGATTCCATACAATCGTATGTATCCCACGCGACACTTTTTACCCAGGTTCCTTCAAAAAAACATTTTGAAATAAGAAAAGATATCCTCCTTATTGCAAAGAAATCGAATGCCTTGATATCCGAATATAATATACAATACAATAATATTATTCCATCATCCGAAACAAAAATATTTAAAAAACACATAGCAAATATTAAAACATTTACAGAATATTCCCCCTGGTGGGTAATTTTAATGATCTCATTATCATTAGGATTAGGGACTATGATTGGGTGGAAACGTATTGTTGTTACCATAGGCGAACGCATCGGCAAAACCCATTTAACTTATGCGCAGGGAGCAACCGCAGAAATAATAGCTGCCAGTACCATAAGCGTTTCTACTTGGTTAGGCTTGCCGGTGAGTACCACACATGTACTTTCATCCGGAGTTGCCGGTTCTATGGTTGCTGATAATGGGCTTAAAAATCTGCAAATGAAAACGGTAAAAAACATCGCCATTGCCTGGCTAATTACGTTACCTGTAACTATATTTCTCTCAGCCATTTTATTTTTATTGTTTCGCATGATTTTTAGCTAA
- a CDS encoding DedA family protein has translation MLELFNQLIYILTHIDIVLRNWVVDYQTWTYLILFTIIFCETGLVVTPFLPGDSLLFAAGAVAAMPGNPLNIIYIVVILVIAAFAGDNSNYWIGRFLGDKVYKKDYRLIKRKYLDQTHTFYEKHGVITIIIARFMPIIRTFAPFVAGVGKMKYPRFYTFSFIGNIIWVSLFSIAGYLFGNLPSVKSNFSIVIFAIIGISLLPPVFTALRHRFQK, from the coding sequence ATGCTAGAACTTTTTAACCAATTAATCTACATTCTCACCCATATTGATATTGTTTTACGAAATTGGGTGGTTGATTATCAAACATGGACTTACTTAATCCTGTTTACAATTATTTTTTGCGAAACCGGCTTGGTTGTTACCCCATTTTTACCCGGAGATTCGCTTTTGTTTGCAGCCGGAGCAGTAGCTGCAATGCCCGGGAACCCATTAAATATTATATATATTGTTGTTATTTTGGTAATTGCTGCTTTCGCCGGAGATAATTCCAACTATTGGATTGGAAGGTTTTTAGGAGACAAAGTGTATAAAAAAGATTATCGTTTGATAAAAAGGAAATATCTTGACCAAACCCATACTTTTTACGAAAAGCATGGGGTGATAACTATAATTATTGCCCGATTTATGCCCATTATCCGCACTTTTGCACCCTTCGTTGCAGGGGTGGGAAAAATGAAATATCCCCGGTTTTATACTTTCAGTTTTATTGGGAATATAATTTGGGTGAGTCTTTTTAGCATTGCTGGTTATCTCTTTGGGAATTTACCCTCGGTAAAAAGTAATTTTTCCATAGTAATTTTTGCCATTATCGGCATCTCATTACTGCCACCCGTGTTTACTGCGTTGCGTCACAGGTTTCAAAAATAA